The Verrucomicrobiia bacterium genome has a window encoding:
- the tpx gene encoding thiol peroxidase, giving the protein MSQERKGAITFKGNPMTLVGPQLKVGDKAPDFKVVANDLTEATLASTKGKTRLISVVPSLDTPVCDLQTKRFNEEASKLPANVAVLTISMDLPFAQKRWCGASSATKVQTLSDWRGASFGTAYGALIKELHLLTRAVFIVGADDKIQYVEYVPEVTQHPNYDAALNSLKSGARA; this is encoded by the coding sequence ATGTCACAGGAAAGAAAAGGCGCGATTACTTTTAAAGGAAATCCCATGACGCTGGTCGGCCCCCAGCTCAAAGTGGGCGACAAGGCTCCGGATTTCAAGGTTGTGGCCAATGACCTGACCGAAGCCACGCTTGCGAGCACCAAGGGCAAGACGCGTCTCATCAGCGTCGTTCCGTCGCTCGACACGCCGGTTTGCGACCTGCAGACCAAGCGCTTCAATGAAGAAGCGTCCAAGCTTCCCGCCAATGTCGCGGTGCTGACCATCAGCATGGACCTGCCGTTCGCGCAGAAGCGCTGGTGCGGCGCTTCCAGCGCGACGAAAGTCCAGACGCTTTCCGACTGGCGCGGCGCTTCGTTCGGCACGGCTTACGGCGCGCTGATCAAGGAACTGCATCTTCTCACGCGCGCGGTGTTCATCGTCGGCGCGGACGACAAGATCCAGTACGTGGAATACGTCCCGGAAGTCACGCAGCATCCGAATTACGACGCGGCGCTCAACTCGCTCAAATCGGGCGCGCGCGCTTAA
- a CDS encoding D-aminoacylase has translation MKLFGMTLAAILLTSASAKAQEPAYDFLIQGATVFDGVSSKARQADVAVKGERIAAVGKLAASDARQVIDGRGLFLMPGFIDAHTHSDMNEWVYPGLANKVFQGVTTEIVGNCGMSAAPAEGQQPALMPSIWAREGVKLPGPVEWKEFSDYRAWYEKLGGMTNIASLAGHGNIRASVMGMQARPATPEELEAMKDLLRRAMNDGAIGISYGLIYLPGIYADEKELTELCKVAAEFDGICAFHMRNEGSRLIEAIEETLRIGEAAGAKIQISHLKAAGKNNWPKIDEALRLIDEARKQGLRVRADAYPYQGSAAELGVVLPDEIFTREDRLQLFMDDTKRPELIKQLKDYYREHPRDWNAVMIASVANEADQQFSGKTLQEVAAKQGLSPEETLVGLLERSAFEISAFSFSQSLDVIDKVLAQPYVAVGSDSIADGSDYPHPRAFGTFSRLLAHEMQGTEASAAAFIRKNTSESADYFGLKDRGRIQAGGYADLVLADPGKLRDNATYDHPKEFSSGMQWVFVNGVPVIERGELHAGARPGRLLASAPEKVS, from the coding sequence ATGAAGCTCTTCGGGATGACGCTCGCCGCCATTCTTCTCACTTCCGCTTCCGCCAAGGCCCAGGAGCCTGCGTATGATTTTTTGATCCAGGGCGCAACGGTCTTTGACGGCGTTTCCTCGAAAGCCCGGCAGGCGGACGTGGCCGTGAAAGGCGAGCGCATCGCGGCCGTGGGAAAACTGGCCGCCTCCGACGCGCGCCAGGTAATCGACGGGCGAGGGCTCTTCCTCATGCCCGGCTTTATCGACGCGCACACGCATTCGGACATGAATGAGTGGGTTTATCCAGGCCTTGCGAACAAGGTGTTTCAGGGCGTCACCACCGAGATCGTGGGCAATTGCGGCATGTCCGCGGCTCCGGCCGAGGGGCAGCAGCCCGCGCTCATGCCTTCCATCTGGGCGCGCGAAGGCGTGAAACTGCCCGGCCCGGTGGAATGGAAAGAATTTTCCGATTACCGCGCGTGGTATGAAAAGCTCGGCGGCATGACCAACATCGCGTCGCTTGCCGGGCACGGCAACATCCGCGCGTCCGTCATGGGCATGCAGGCGCGGCCCGCCACGCCGGAAGAACTGGAAGCCATGAAGGACCTTCTGCGCCGCGCCATGAACGATGGGGCCATCGGCATTTCGTACGGCCTTATTTATCTTCCCGGCATCTATGCGGACGAGAAAGAGCTCACCGAACTCTGCAAGGTCGCGGCCGAATTCGACGGCATCTGCGCCTTTCACATGCGAAATGAAGGCAGCCGCCTGATTGAAGCCATCGAGGAAACGCTGCGCATCGGCGAAGCCGCCGGCGCGAAGATCCAGATTTCCCATCTCAAGGCCGCGGGCAAAAACAATTGGCCCAAGATCGACGAGGCGCTGAGGCTGATCGACGAGGCGCGCAAGCAGGGGCTGCGCGTGCGCGCGGACGCTTATCCTTATCAAGGAAGCGCCGCGGAGCTGGGCGTCGTGCTGCCGGATGAGATTTTCACGCGCGAAGACCGTCTGCAGCTTTTCATGGACGACACCAAGCGCCCGGAGCTGATCAAGCAGCTGAAAGATTATTACCGCGAGCATCCGCGCGACTGGAACGCGGTGATGATTGCGTCCGTCGCGAACGAAGCCGATCAGCAATTTTCCGGGAAGACGCTTCAGGAAGTGGCGGCCAAGCAGGGACTTTCGCCGGAAGAAACGCTCGTGGGCCTTCTCGAGCGCTCGGCTTTTGAAATCAGCGCGTTTTCATTTTCGCAGAGCCTCGACGTCATCGACAAAGTCCTGGCCCAGCCCTACGTGGCCGTGGGCTCGGACAGCATCGCCGACGGCAGCGATTATCCGCACCCGCGCGCCTTCGGCACATTTTCGAGGCTCTTGGCGCATGAAATGCAGGGGACGGAGGCGTCAGCCGCGGCGTTCATCCGCAAAAACACGTCCGAGAGCGCGGATTATTTCGGGCTCAAAGACCGCGGCCGTATCCAGGCCGGCGGCTATGCGGATCTCGTCCTGGCCGATCCCGGCAAGCTGCGCGACAACGCGACTTACGATCATCCCAAAGAGTTCAGCTCGGGCATGCAATGGGTTTTCGTGAACGGCGTGCCCGTCATCGAGCGAGGCGAGCTTCATGCCGGAGCCAGGCCCGGCCGCCTCCTGGCTTCCGCGCCCGAGAAGGTCTCCTAG
- the queF gene encoding preQ(1) synthase, translating to MPTKPSKHLESFPNPYPGRDYEIRFECPEFTCVCPKTGQPDFATIRIVYVPDRLCVELKSLKLYLWSYRNEGAFHEKVTNQILDDLVKAVRPRRMDIEGDFFVRGGIHTVVRASHRKSGKTPSRGS from the coding sequence ATGCCAACGAAGCCGTCGAAGCATTTGGAATCCTTTCCGAACCCGTACCCGGGCCGCGATTACGAAATCCGGTTCGAGTGTCCGGAGTTCACCTGCGTGTGCCCGAAAACCGGCCAGCCGGATTTCGCGACGATCCGCATCGTTTACGTTCCGGACCGCCTTTGCGTGGAACTCAAGAGCCTGAAGCTCTACCTCTGGAGTTACCGCAACGAAGGGGCATTTCACGAAAAGGTGACCAACCAGATCCTCGACGATCTCGTCAAAGCCGTCCGGCCGAGACGCATGGACATCGAGGGCGATTTTTTCGTGCGCGGCGGCATCCATACCGTCGTCCGCGCTTCCCACCGCAAAAGCGGCAAAACCCCATCCCGCGGTTCATGA
- a CDS encoding redoxin domain-containing protein codes for MHWHRNSQSRLLKALFVLTAFVMIAVIPAAARADDKKDEIKKAPAFSSKGIWLQAGKIKKKKIFADKLTLVYFWDYSTINVIREIKYLNDWYKAYHPYGFEIILVHAPEFEYGHDKDNVEAALNRMNLPYPTYLDNDGTVWQEYGNGSWPTKHLVDSKGRILYSQVGEGNYITAEEAIRKGLQELNPEAALPPSVVHSEQDKFNLWECGEMSTEVYVGYKRAGWWGVEIANLPGAQPDQTLKFEDQGRRLERGFFLKGLWSNREEYFEHAETVPDYEDYMGIIYLGRELYAVMDQMEKGKTSRVYVRRDDEPVPEANRGTDLKVDEKGDTYVEVSQPRLYYIIAGEDKEFHELKLMVKDDKLAVYVFSFSNQCLSDFDHL; via the coding sequence ATGCATTGGCATCGGAACTCCCAAAGCCGGCTTCTGAAGGCCCTCTTCGTCCTGACGGCGTTCGTCATGATCGCGGTCATTCCCGCGGCCGCGCGCGCGGACGACAAGAAAGACGAAATCAAAAAGGCCCCCGCGTTTTCTTCCAAAGGCATCTGGCTGCAGGCCGGAAAGATCAAAAAGAAAAAAATCTTCGCGGACAAGCTGACGCTCGTCTATTTCTGGGATTACAGCACGATCAACGTGATCCGCGAGATCAAATACCTCAACGACTGGTATAAGGCCTACCATCCTTACGGCTTCGAAATCATTCTCGTGCATGCCCCGGAATTCGAGTACGGCCACGATAAAGACAACGTCGAGGCCGCGTTGAACAGGATGAACCTGCCTTACCCCACCTACCTCGACAACGACGGCACCGTGTGGCAGGAGTACGGCAACGGCTCGTGGCCCACCAAGCATCTCGTGGATTCGAAAGGCCGCATCCTTTATTCGCAGGTCGGCGAAGGCAATTACATCACCGCCGAGGAAGCGATCCGCAAGGGCCTGCAGGAGCTGAACCCCGAGGCCGCGCTGCCTCCGAGCGTCGTGCACTCCGAGCAGGATAAGTTCAACCTATGGGAATGCGGGGAGATGAGCACGGAAGTCTACGTCGGCTATAAGCGCGCGGGATGGTGGGGCGTGGAAATCGCCAACCTGCCCGGGGCGCAGCCGGACCAGACCCTTAAGTTCGAAGACCAGGGCCGTCGCCTGGAAAGAGGATTTTTTCTGAAAGGGCTTTGGAGCAACCGCGAAGAATATTTCGAACACGCGGAGACGGTGCCGGATTACGAAGACTACATGGGCATCATTTATCTGGGCCGCGAGCTCTACGCGGTCATGGACCAGATGGAGAAGGGAAAAACCTCGCGGGTCTACGTGCGGCGCGACGACGAGCCTGTTCCGGAAGCCAACCGCGGCACGGACCTCAAGGTGGACGAGAAAGGCGACACTTACGTCGAAGTGAGCCAGCCCCGGCTTTATTACATCATCGCGGGCGAAGACAAGGAATTCCACGAGCTCAAGCTCATGGTCAAAGACGACAAGCTGGCGGTTTACGTCTTCTCATTCTCCAACCAGTGCCTGAGCGACTTCGATCACTTGTAA